A window of the Synechococcales cyanobacterium T60_A2020_003 genome harbors these coding sequences:
- a CDS encoding AI-2E family transporter: MGDNHQHVLWENVWAWFTNTRLIRLILLFALGWVLVQVLEFFRPVIVIFTFAAILAFLLGYPVHWLQHFIPRGIAVLGVFVVTLLLLSGFAFTIGVTVLAQGQQLLTQAPEWIDASIALLTQLQDMLTSVNLEVDFTQLGEQFRTQALSGVGVGLGLLQAFFLRLVDLILISVIAFFMLLDGDRLWTYLIQSVPSDYRDRVSDSIRQNLLGFFWGRFLLSVFFSASCLVAFWFLKAPYALLLSAIAGLLDLIPGIGATLGVSLIALILLPNGIWLSVTVIVVCILLQQVQENILLPHIMQGSINMNPVVMFFALLVGFQIAGLLGLFLATPIAGVLISLFNIDAMKGNQRS, from the coding sequence ATGGGCGACAATCATCAACATGTACTGTGGGAAAACGTTTGGGCATGGTTCACGAATACCCGACTAATCCGGCTGATCCTGCTCTTTGCCCTGGGCTGGGTCCTGGTGCAAGTGCTGGAGTTTTTTCGGCCTGTCATTGTTATCTTTACCTTTGCCGCCATTTTGGCGTTTCTGCTAGGGTATCCGGTGCATTGGCTACAGCACTTCATTCCTCGCGGTATTGCGGTGCTTGGCGTGTTTGTTGTAACGCTTCTTCTCTTAAGTGGATTTGCCTTTACGATCGGAGTTACGGTATTAGCACAGGGGCAACAACTCCTCACTCAGGCTCCTGAATGGATTGATGCCTCCATTGCGCTGTTGACCCAGCTTCAGGATATGTTGACCAGCGTTAACCTAGAGGTCGATTTCACCCAGCTTGGTGAACAATTTCGCACCCAAGCCCTGTCAGGTGTTGGCGTTGGGTTGGGACTTTTGCAAGCCTTTTTCTTGCGCTTGGTGGATCTAATCCTGATTTCGGTGATTGCATTTTTTATGCTGCTCGATGGCGATCGCCTGTGGACTTACCTCATTCAATCAGTTCCATCGGACTATCGCGATCGCGTCTCCGACTCAATTCGGCAAAATCTTTTAGGGTTCTTCTGGGGACGCTTTTTGCTTTCCGTATTTTTCAGCGCTTCCTGCCTCGTCGCCTTTTGGTTTTTGAAAGCTCCCTACGCGTTACTGCTATCGGCGATCGCAGGTTTGTTGGATCTGATTCCTGGCATCGGCGCAACGTTGGGAGTTAGTCTGATTGCCCTCATTCTGTTGCCGAATGGGATTTGGCTCAGCGTTACGGTGATTGTCGTGTGTATTCTGCTGCAACAGGTGCAGGAAAACATTCTGCTTCCCCACATCATGCAAGGATCCATCAATATGAATCCTGTAGTGATGTTTTTTGCGTTGCTAGTCGGGTTTCAAATTGCTGGATTATTGGGACTATTTCTAGCCACCCCAATCGCAGGCGTACTCATCAGTTTGTTTAATATTGATGCAATGAAAGGAAACCAAAGGAGTTAA